From one Triticum urartu cultivar G1812 chromosome 3, Tu2.1, whole genome shotgun sequence genomic stretch:
- the LOC125544179 gene encoding SNF2 domain-containing protein CLASSY 4-like, whose translation MPTTPSPGDLPGRRPRRLIIDDVDDDDGHHAPEVAAAGSQRVEAESAQDLVPNPLAPSSSSQPVAAPATGAKPAEIIEIDDDDDDDRVPEVATVGSQRVEAESAGDLLRNPLAPSSSSQRADALGTGGHPAEIIEISDDDGEEKDVGETGGPVKKEPVDDIDWPSLLLSSEEEEEARRSDESTSSGGPDGTSNGIETSRREGASDDGEEEGEEEVGMPDPEDKDGAEDAHEEEDKEEEEEDKEEDEWEQEEEEESEESEEDSEEPEAEEEPGRRVLSDARLAGRYTGPRPGGEIFLKRKFEGWYITKMADTASPGGTVASRLRSKRRCPDAKLLRQATLRKPYCVDTPSQSSSEAEEDDKDKPPPHPARSSSDEGGRGHGRTGIRRPRRRGQNADDDSDEDGRSATRRRRGQNAAHTDEDFEEPGGMAAARREKQRMEEDDAAADGGDEADEQGASRRAKKEGAASCRQAAGRKGKDFPAEGWEQQGDVTFKKSSLVPPRRQDGRDQETYDDLLYSIFEGIETTLQNASAPLDAPVPAPEQGGDPFPLVFSFGVVDKVVPEKTALDDLWAQRDLALDLEAESNKVSSHTCHKDAESDEHEIPAHGRTFCKRGKHDLFHDDQIGIRCRKCDYIEIEIRHVFPSMAKESTDREPAAEHDRLDMFVDDILKSVGYEGASNVALGSDKTGVVWDLIPGVREDMFPHQREGFEFMWRKLAGGIDIEQLRHTMNTDTTSGCVISHAPGTGKTRLAITFVQSYLELFPHCRPVIIAPRGMLATWEQEFSKWNVKLPFHVLSSSEIQWDQDKTIQKLVSKDHGLGQKLAMKKLSQKSKMMLKLASWYEGSSIIGLSYSLYRNLAKGEGKDGEMQRNLLLEKPGLLVLDEGHTPRNKKSLIWKVLAEVSTEKRIILSGTPFQNNFLELYNILCLVKPKFAKDFACTRLSKKGVASTSQSRAAPYVEEDEGKEFWSSLRISNITDEHITEIREKLGPFVHIHNGDILQKSLPGLRESVVILNPLPRQKEIIAMMEESAGKGFLDAEYKISLASIHPFLVTSTKLSDTEASVVDKMKSVRLNPCEGVKTWFVFEIIRLCEALKERVLVFSQYLEPLALIMDQLTTELDWTEGKEILLMSGNVRVKQREALMEAFNDMNSEAKVMLASTKACCEGITLVGASRVVLLDVVWNPSVGRQAIGRAYRIGQEKIVYTYNLIAEGTKEKVKYDRQATKDHMSKLLFSNEPQPTGSNLSPELISNDRILEKMAAREELKDMFVQILPSH comes from the exons ATGCCGACCACGCCGTCGCCCGGCGACCTCCCCGGCCGCAGGCCCCGCCGCCTGATCATCGACGAcgtcgacgacgacgacggccaCCACGCGCCGGAGGTCGCCGCGGCCGGGAGCCAGCGCGTCGAGGCGGAAAGCGCCCAGGATTTAGTGCCAAACCCGCTCGCGCCCTCGTCCTCTTCGCAGCCGGTGGCTGCACCGGCCACCGGCGCCAAGCCCGCCGAGATCATCGAgatcgacgacgacgacgacgacgaccgCGTGCCGGAGGTCGCCACGGTCGGGAGCCAGCGCGTCGAGGCGGAAAGCGCCGGGGATTTGTTGCGAAACCCGCTCGCGCCCTCGTCCTCTTCGCAGCGGGCGGATGCACTGGGCACCGGCGGCCATCCCGCCGAGATCATCGAGATCTCCGACGACGACGGAGAAGAAAAAGATGTCGGCGAGACCGGGGGACCTGTCAAGAAGGAGCCTGTCGATGACATCGACTGGCCCTCTCTCCTCTTGTcaagcgaggaggaggaggaggcccgaAGGTCTGACGAGAGTACGAGCAGCGGCGGCCCCGATGGAACGAGCAACGGAATTGAGACGAGTCGGCGAGAGGGTGCCTCTGACGATGgcgaggaggagggggaggaggaggtggggaTGCCGGATCCAGAGGATAAGGACGGTGCAGAGGACGCGCATGAGGAAGAAGataaagaggaggaagaggaagataaaGAGGAAGATGAATGGGAgcaggaagaagaggaagaatcGGAGGAATCGGAAGAAGATTCCGAGGAACCTGAGGCAGAGGAAGAACCGGGCCGTCGCGTGCTTAGCGATGCCAGGCTCGCCGGTCGGTACACGGGGCCGCGGCCGGGCGGCGAGATCTTCCTCAAGCGCAAGTTTGAAGGGTGGTACATCACCAAGATGGCGGACACCGCCTCTCCCGGCGGCACCGTCGCGTCGCGGCTGCGGTCAAAGCGGAGATGCCCCGACGCGAAGCTGCTCCGGCAAGCCACCCTCAGAAAGCCGTACTGCGTCGACACGCCCTCGCAGTCCAGCTCGGAGGCAGAGGAGGACGACAAAGACAAACCACCGCCTCATCCAGCGCGGTCGTCCAGTGACGAGGGCGGGCGCGGACATGGCAGGACGGGGATAAGGCGCCCACGGCGCCGAGGACAAAACGCCGATGATGACTCTGACGAAGACGGCAGATCGGCGACGAGGCGGCGCCGAGGACAAAACGCTGCCCACAccgatgaagactttgaggaaccCGGCGGAATGGCTGCCGCGAGAAGGGAGAAGCAGCGCATGGAAGAAGATGATGCTGCTGCTGACGGCGGCGATGAGGCTGATGAGCAGGGAGCTTCCCGGAGGGCAAAGAAAGAAGGAGCGGCGTCCTGCCGGCAGGCGGCCGGCCGCAAGGGCAAGGACTTCCCCGCAGAGGGATGGGAGCAGCAGGGCGATGTCACCTTCAAGAAGAGCTCCCTGGTTCCTCCGAGGCGGCAGGACGGGCGAGACCAAGAGACTTACGACGATCTGCTCTACTCCATTTTCGAGGGAATCGAGACCACTCTTCAGAACGCCTCTGCTCCTCTGGACGCCCCTGTTCCTGCACCAGAGCAGGGAGGCGATCCGTTTCCTCTGGTGTTCTCCTTCGGGGTTGTAGATaaggtggtgccggagaagactgCTCTGGACGACCTGTGGGCACAACGTGACTTGGCCTTGGACTTGGAGGCCGAATCCAACAAGGTTTCTTCTCACACTTGCCACAAG GACGCAGAGAGCGATGAGCATGAAATTCCTGCACATGGAAGGACTTTTTGCAAGCGAGGGAAGCATGATCTCTTTCATGATGATCAAATCGGCATTCGATGCCGAAAATGTGATTACATCGAAATCGAAATTAGACACGTATTTCCATCCATG GCCAAGGAATCGACGGATAGGGAGCCAGCAGCGGAGCATGATAGGCTTGACATGTTCGTTGATGACATCCTGAAATCAGTTGGTTATGAAGGGGCAAGCAACGTGGCACTGGGAAGTGACAAAACTGGCGTCGTCTGGGATCTCATTCCTGGGGTACGGGAAGACATGTTCCCACACCAGCGGGAAGGGTTCGAGTTCATGTGGAGAAAACTCGCAGGAGGGATCGACATTGAGCAGCTGAGGCACACCATGAACACTGACACCACAAGTGGCTGTGTGATCTCTCATGCCCCGGGTACCGGCAAGACCAGGCTAGCAATCACATTCGTGCAGTCTTACCTGGAGCTCTTCCCGCACTGCAGGCCAGTTATCATTGCCCCCAGGGGTATGCTGGCTACATGGGAGCAGGAGTTCAGTAAATGGAATGTCAAGCTCCCATTCCATGTCCTCAGTTCCAGTGAGATCCAGTGGGATCAAGACAAGACCATCCAGAAACTGGTCTCCAAGGATCATGGTCTGGGCCAGAAGCTGGCCATGAAGAAACTGAGCCAGAAATCCAAGATGATGCTGAAGCTTGCATCATGGTATGAAGGGAGCAGCATCATCGGTCTAAGCTATTCGCTCTACAGGAATCTTGCCAAGGGCGAAGGCAAGGATGGAGAAATGCAGAGGAACCTGCTTCTTGAGAAGCCCGGCTTGCTGGTCCTCGACGAGGGGCACACACCAAGGAACAAGAAGAGCCTCATTTGGAAAGTTCTCGCAGAGGTCAGCACCGAAAAGCGGATAATCCTGTcagggactccattccagaacaacttccTAGAGCTGTACAACATCTTGTGCCTGGTTAAGCCCAAGTTTGCCAAAGATTTTGCTTGTACAAGACTCAGCAAGAAAGGAGTTGCTTCCACCAGCCAATCAAGAGCAGCGCCTTATGTGGAGGAGGATGAAGGCAAAGAATTCTGGAGTTCATTAAGGATAAGTAACATCACGGATGAACACATCACTGAAATCCGGGAAAAGCTGGGCCCTTTTGTGCACATCCATAATGGTGACATTCTTCAGAAGTCTCTTCCAGGATTGAGAGAATCTGTTGTGATCCTGAACCCTCTTCCTCGTCAGAAGGAAATCATCGCAATGATGGAGGAAAGTGCAGGGAAGGGTTTTCTTGACGCAGAATACAAGATATCTCTTGCGTCCATACACCCATTCCTCGTCACAAGCACAAAGCTGTCAGACACAGAAGCCTCTGTTGTGGACAAGATGAAGAGCGTGCGGCTGAACCCATGCGAAGGAGTGAAGACATGGTTCGTTTTCGAGATCATCCGTCTTTGCGAAGCACTGAAAGAAAGAGTGCTGGTGTTCAGTCAGTACCTTGAGCCACTGGCCCTGATCATGGACCAGCTTACCACAGAGCTAGACTGGACAGAAGGCAAGGAGATCCTACTCATGAGTGGAAATGTGCGTGTTAAACAGCGCGAAGCCTTGATGGAAGCCTTCAACGACATGAACAGTGAGGCTAAGGTGATGCTTGCATCAACCAAGGCCTGCTGTGAAGGAATAACATTGGTCGGTGCATCGCGTGTGGTTCTCCTTGATGTCGTCTGGAATCCTTCTGTTGGACGGCAGGCGATTGGCCGAGCCTATAGAATCGGCCAGGAGAAGATTGTGTACACATACAACCTGATTGCAGAAGGAACAAAGGAGAAGGTCAAATATGACAGACAAGCTACCAAGGATCACATGTCCAAATTACTGTTTTCAAATGAACCGCAACCTACTGGGAGCAATCTGTCACCAGAACTGATTTCCAATGATAGGATTTTGGAAAAAATGGCTGCACGTGAAGAACTCAAAGACATGTTTGTGCAGATTCTCCCTTCCCATTGA